In a genomic window of Gemella haemolysans ATCC 10379:
- the pflA gene encoding pyruvate formate-lyase-activating protein — MEMEKVEINSAEEKKELTANVHSVESFGNVDGPGIRYVVFFQGCMLRCKYCHNPDTWKMQNPDAKVMTVDQLTKEIVKYRDFFEASDGGGVTVSGGESLLQIDFILALFRKLKELDINTCVDTCGGFYVNAPSMNEKVLELISLTDLFLVDIKHIDDEHHMRLTKRTNKNIIQFTNFLSEHGAKMWIRHVLVPQWTDDDYYLQKLREYIDTLQGVERVEVLPYHDMAKFKYKELGIEYELNDINPPTKDRIKNAIEILGARYDIS, encoded by the coding sequence ATGGAAATGGAAAAAGTAGAAATAAATTCTGCAGAAGAAAAAAAAGAATTGACAGCTAATGTTCACTCAGTAGAATCTTTCGGAAATGTTGATGGTCCTGGAATAAGATATGTAGTATTCTTTCAAGGGTGTATGTTAAGATGTAAATACTGCCATAATCCAGATACTTGGAAGATGCAAAATCCTGATGCTAAAGTTATGACAGTGGATCAATTAACGAAAGAGATAGTGAAATATCGTGATTTCTTTGAGGCTAGTGATGGTGGAGGAGTTACAGTAAGTGGAGGAGAATCGCTTCTACAAATTGATTTTATTCTAGCACTTTTTAGAAAACTAAAGGAACTAGATATTAATACGTGTGTTGACACTTGTGGAGGTTTTTATGTAAATGCTCCAAGTATGAATGAAAAAGTTTTAGAATTAATTTCATTAACAGATCTATTCTTAGTGGATATTAAACATATTGATGATGAACATCATATGCGTTTGACAAAACGAACTAATAAAAATATTATTCAATTTACTAATTTCCTAAGTGAACATGGGGCGAAAATGTGGATAAGACATGTACTTGTTCCGCAATGGACAGATGATGATTATTATCTACAAAAACTTCGTGAATATATAGATACGTTACAAGGAGTTGAACGTGTTGAAGTCCTACCTTATCATGATATGGCCAAATTCAAATATAAAGAATTAGGAATAGAATATGAATTGAACGATATTAATCCG